In Rosa chinensis cultivar Old Blush chromosome 1, RchiOBHm-V2, whole genome shotgun sequence, a genomic segment contains:
- the LOC112179159 gene encoding MADS-box protein SOC1 isoform X2 — MVRGKTQMRRIENATSRQVTFSKRRSGLLKKAFELSILCDAEVALIIFSPRGKLYEFASNSMQTTIERYEKHTKDNQANNKSVASEQNVQLKHEATSMMKQIEHLEVSKRFTTLKLLGESLGLCSIDELQEIEQQLERSVNSIRARKAQVYKEQIEQLREKERVLTAENQRLNEKCEAMQPRQPVSEQRENLACPESSPSSDVETELFIGLPERRSKH; from the exons atggtgcGAGGCAAAACCCAGATGAGGCGGATAGAGAACGCCACGAGCCGTCAAGTCACCTTCTCGAAGCGGCGAAGCGGTCTTCTGAAGAAGGCTTTCGAGCTCTCCATTCTCTGCGATGCTGAGGTTGCGCTCATCATCTTCTCTCCGAGAGGAAAGCTCTACGAATTCGCAAGCAACAG CATGCAGACAACTATTGAACGTTATGAGAAGCATACAAAAGACAACCAAGCCAACAACAAATCTGTTGCCAGTGAACAAAATGTGCAG CTCAAGCATGAAGCAACTAGCATGATGAAGCAGATAGAGCATCTTGAAGTTTCGAAACGGTTCACAACCTT GAAACTATTGGGAGAGAGTCTAGGACTATGCAGCATTGACGAACTGCAAGAAATAGAGCAACAGTTGGAGAGGAGTGTGAACAGCATTCGAGCAAGGAAG GCACAGGTTTACAAGGAACAGATTGAGCAATTGAGAGAAAAG GAAAGAGTCCTCACAGCTGAAAATCAGAGGCTAAATGAGAAG TGTGAGGCTATGCAACCGAGGCAACCAGTAAGTGAGCAGAGAGAAAACTTAGCCTGCCCTGAAAGTAGTCCAAGTTCAGATGTTGAGACTGAATTGTTCATTGGACTGCCAGAAAGAAGATCGAAGCACTAG
- the LOC112179138 gene encoding probable fructokinase-7, translating into MPMGCGCFPRTSRKSSHLKLPRLPSMTDSIKSLSPRKKDAPERSTLVVCFGEMLIDFVPTSAGVSLADAEGFKKAAGGAPANVAVGISRLGGSAAFMGKVGADEFGYMLSNILKENNVDNSGMCFDQHARTALAFVTLRSDGEREFMFYRNPSADMLLTKEELNVDLIKKANIFHYGSISLIEEPCKSAHLAAMDVAKKAGCILSYDPNLRLPLWPSAEAAQKGIMSIWNLADIIKISEEEITFLTGGDDPYDDDVVLNKLYHPNLKLLLVTEGPAGCRYYTKEFKGKVAGIKADCVDTTGAGDSFVGSVLNSLASDPDLFKNEQRLKEALKFANACGAITVEKKGAIPALPTKEAVHKVLSQTSA; encoded by the exons ATGCCGATGGGTTGCGGCTGCTTCCCCAGGACATCCCGAAAGTCCAGTCACCTCAAGTTACCAAGGCTGCCCTCCATGACCG ATTCAATCAAATCATTATCTCCCAGGAAAAAGGATGCCCCAGAGAGGAGCACACTGGTCGTTTGCTTCGGTGAGATGTTGATTGATTTTGTCCCAACGAGTGCTGGAGTTTCTCTTGCTGATGCAGAAGGTTTCAAGAAAGCTGCTGGTGGAGCTCCTGCTAATGTTGCAGTTGGAATCTCAAGATTAGGAGGCTCAGCAGCTTTTATGGGCAAG GTTGGTGCAGATGAGTTTGGATACATGCTGTCTAATATTCTGAAGGAAAACAATGTGGACAATTCCGGCATGTGTTTTGACCAACATGCAAGGACTGCATTGGCTTTTGTTACACTGAGAAGTGATGGAGAACGCGAATTCATGTTCTATCGCAACCCCAGTGCTGATATGCTTCTCACTAAGGAAGAACTTAACGTCGACCTAATCAAAAAG GCAAATATATTTCACTATGGGTCGATTAGTCTGATTGAGGAACCATGTAAATCAGCACATCTCGCTGCGATGGACGTTGCTAAGAAGGCTGGCTGTATCCTCTCTTATGACCCGAACTTGAGATTGCCACTGTGGCCTTCTGCAGAGGCTGCTCAGAAGGGCATTATGAGCATTTGGAACCTAGCTGACATTATTAAA ATAAGTGAGGAGGAAATTACATTTTTGACTGGAGGTGATGATCCTTATGATGATGATGTGGTCTTGAACAAGCTTTATCACCCCAATCTGAAGCTTCTGTTAGTAACTGAAGGGCCAGCAGGCTGCAGATACTACACAAAG GAATTCAAGGGTAAAGTTGCAGGAATCAAAGCGGACTGTGTAGATACAACTGGAGCTGGTGACTCTTTTGTTGGCTCTGTACTCAACAGCTTGGCTTCAGACCCTGATTTGTTCAAG AATGAACAACGGTTGAAGGAGGCTCTCAAATTTGCCAATGCTTGTGGTGCTATCACTGTGGAAAAGAAAGGAGCCATTCCTGCCCTACCCACAAAAGAAGCTGTCCATAAAGTTCTTAGCCAAACATCGGCATGA
- the LOC112179159 gene encoding MADS-box protein SOC1 isoform X3, protein MVRGKTQMRRIENATSRQVTFSKRRSGLLKKAFELSILCDAEVALIIFSPRGKLYEFASNSMQTTIERYEKHTKDNQANNKSVASEQNVQQLKHEATSMMKQIEHLEVSKRKLLGESLGLCSIDELQEIEQQLERSVNSIRARKAQVYKEQIEQLREKERVLTAENQRLNEKCEAMQPRQPVSEQRENLACPESSPSSDVETELFIGLPERRSKH, encoded by the exons atggtgcGAGGCAAAACCCAGATGAGGCGGATAGAGAACGCCACGAGCCGTCAAGTCACCTTCTCGAAGCGGCGAAGCGGTCTTCTGAAGAAGGCTTTCGAGCTCTCCATTCTCTGCGATGCTGAGGTTGCGCTCATCATCTTCTCTCCGAGAGGAAAGCTCTACGAATTCGCAAGCAACAG CATGCAGACAACTATTGAACGTTATGAGAAGCATACAAAAGACAACCAAGCCAACAACAAATCTGTTGCCAGTGAACAAAATGTGCAG CAGCTCAAGCATGAAGCAACTAGCATGATGAAGCAGATAGAGCATCTTGAAGTTTCGAAACG GAAACTATTGGGAGAGAGTCTAGGACTATGCAGCATTGACGAACTGCAAGAAATAGAGCAACAGTTGGAGAGGAGTGTGAACAGCATTCGAGCAAGGAAG GCACAGGTTTACAAGGAACAGATTGAGCAATTGAGAGAAAAG GAAAGAGTCCTCACAGCTGAAAATCAGAGGCTAAATGAGAAG TGTGAGGCTATGCAACCGAGGCAACCAGTAAGTGAGCAGAGAGAAAACTTAGCCTGCCCTGAAAGTAGTCCAAGTTCAGATGTTGAGACTGAATTGTTCATTGGACTGCCAGAAAGAAGATCGAAGCACTAG
- the LOC112179159 gene encoding MADS-box protein SOC1 isoform X1 produces the protein MVRGKTQMRRIENATSRQVTFSKRRSGLLKKAFELSILCDAEVALIIFSPRGKLYEFASNSMQTTIERYEKHTKDNQANNKSVASEQNVQQLKHEATSMMKQIEHLEVSKRFTTLKLLGESLGLCSIDELQEIEQQLERSVNSIRARKAQVYKEQIEQLREKERVLTAENQRLNEKCEAMQPRQPVSEQRENLACPESSPSSDVETELFIGLPERRSKH, from the exons atggtgcGAGGCAAAACCCAGATGAGGCGGATAGAGAACGCCACGAGCCGTCAAGTCACCTTCTCGAAGCGGCGAAGCGGTCTTCTGAAGAAGGCTTTCGAGCTCTCCATTCTCTGCGATGCTGAGGTTGCGCTCATCATCTTCTCTCCGAGAGGAAAGCTCTACGAATTCGCAAGCAACAG CATGCAGACAACTATTGAACGTTATGAGAAGCATACAAAAGACAACCAAGCCAACAACAAATCTGTTGCCAGTGAACAAAATGTGCAG CAGCTCAAGCATGAAGCAACTAGCATGATGAAGCAGATAGAGCATCTTGAAGTTTCGAAACGGTTCACAACCTT GAAACTATTGGGAGAGAGTCTAGGACTATGCAGCATTGACGAACTGCAAGAAATAGAGCAACAGTTGGAGAGGAGTGTGAACAGCATTCGAGCAAGGAAG GCACAGGTTTACAAGGAACAGATTGAGCAATTGAGAGAAAAG GAAAGAGTCCTCACAGCTGAAAATCAGAGGCTAAATGAGAAG TGTGAGGCTATGCAACCGAGGCAACCAGTAAGTGAGCAGAGAGAAAACTTAGCCTGCCCTGAAAGTAGTCCAAGTTCAGATGTTGAGACTGAATTGTTCATTGGACTGCCAGAAAGAAGATCGAAGCACTAG
- the LOC112179159 gene encoding MADS-box protein SOC1 isoform X4 — MVRGKTQMRRIENATSRQVTFSKRRSGLLKKAFELSILCDAEVALIIFSPRGKLYEFASNSMQTTIERYEKHTKDNQANNKSVASEQNVQLKHEATSMMKQIEHLEVSKRKLLGESLGLCSIDELQEIEQQLERSVNSIRARKAQVYKEQIEQLREKERVLTAENQRLNEKCEAMQPRQPVSEQRENLACPESSPSSDVETELFIGLPERRSKH, encoded by the exons atggtgcGAGGCAAAACCCAGATGAGGCGGATAGAGAACGCCACGAGCCGTCAAGTCACCTTCTCGAAGCGGCGAAGCGGTCTTCTGAAGAAGGCTTTCGAGCTCTCCATTCTCTGCGATGCTGAGGTTGCGCTCATCATCTTCTCTCCGAGAGGAAAGCTCTACGAATTCGCAAGCAACAG CATGCAGACAACTATTGAACGTTATGAGAAGCATACAAAAGACAACCAAGCCAACAACAAATCTGTTGCCAGTGAACAAAATGTGCAG CTCAAGCATGAAGCAACTAGCATGATGAAGCAGATAGAGCATCTTGAAGTTTCGAAACG GAAACTATTGGGAGAGAGTCTAGGACTATGCAGCATTGACGAACTGCAAGAAATAGAGCAACAGTTGGAGAGGAGTGTGAACAGCATTCGAGCAAGGAAG GCACAGGTTTACAAGGAACAGATTGAGCAATTGAGAGAAAAG GAAAGAGTCCTCACAGCTGAAAATCAGAGGCTAAATGAGAAG TGTGAGGCTATGCAACCGAGGCAACCAGTAAGTGAGCAGAGAGAAAACTTAGCCTGCCCTGAAAGTAGTCCAAGTTCAGATGTTGAGACTGAATTGTTCATTGGACTGCCAGAAAGAAGATCGAAGCACTAG